Genomic segment of Natronoarchaeum philippinense:
GGTTGGCACCCACCGACAGTTCGATCTTTACTCGACGAAGAATAAATCTTTTGCTCTCTCGCACAGAGGAACGTAGTATGAAAGCCATCGCAGTGCGCCGCGGCGAGGAACAGCCGACCGTCATCGAGAAACCAAGACCCGAGCCCGAGGACGGCGAGGCGCTGGTCCGAACGCTTCGCGTCGGCGTCGACGGCACCGACCACGAGGTCATGAGCGGCGCCCACGGCGGCTTCCCCGACGGCGAGGACCACCTCGTGCTCGGCCACGAGGCCGTCGGCGTCGTCGAGGACCCCAACGGCACCGCCTTCGAGGAAGGCGACGTTGTCGTCCCGACGGTCCGACGCGCACCCGATGGCACCAACGAGTACTTCGAGCGCAGCGAGCCCGACATGGCGCCCGATGGGCAGTACTACGAGCGCGGTATCGTCGGCGCCCACGGGTACATGTCGGACTTTTTCACCAGTCCCGAGGAGTTCCTGATCGAGATTCCCCGCGACCTCGCCGAACTCGGCTTCCTCGTCGAGCCGATCAGCATTACCGAGAAGGCAAACGAGCACGCGTACGCCTCTCGCTCTGCGTTCGAGTGGACGCCGGAGTCCGCGCTGGTGCTCGGCAACGGCAGTCTCGGTCTGCTGACGCTGGCGATGTTCGAGCACACCGAGGACTTCGAGCGCATCTACTGTCTCGGCCGTCGAGACCGACCCGACCCGACGATCGACATCATCGAGAAACTCGGCGCGACCTACGTCGACTCCCGCGAAACGCCCGTCGACGAGGTGCCCGCAGCCCACGAAGGGATGGATTACGTCTACGAAGCGACGGGCTTCCCACCTCACGCGTTCCAGACCATCGAGGCGCTGGCGCCCAACGGCGTCGGCGCGCTGCTTGGCGTCCCCGACTCGTGGGAGTTCGAG
This window contains:
- a CDS encoding glucose 1-dehydrogenase; protein product: MKAIAVRRGEEQPTVIEKPRPEPEDGEALVRTLRVGVDGTDHEVMSGAHGGFPDGEDHLVLGHEAVGVVEDPNGTAFEEGDVVVPTVRRAPDGTNEYFERSEPDMAPDGQYYERGIVGAHGYMSDFFTSPEEFLIEIPRDLAELGFLVEPISITEKANEHAYASRSAFEWTPESALVLGNGSLGLLTLAMFEHTEDFERIYCLGRRDRPDPTIDIIEKLGATYVDSRETPVDEVPAAHEGMDYVYEATGFPPHAFQTIEALAPNGVGALLGVPDSWEFEVDGGKLHEEFVLHNKALIGSVNSHVGHFEAAVDTIQELPDWLFEDLITGVYDVDNLAPAFDDGDDVIKTAVEFDSL